A part of Rhodamnia argentea isolate NSW1041297 chromosome 8, ASM2092103v1, whole genome shotgun sequence genomic DNA contains:
- the LOC115735311 gene encoding uncharacterized protein LOC115735311 isoform X1 — MLGPGNNSGKCSNTSSLEVPPLPQCLSLEPITLGNQKHVRSGEIRRVLAFPLGSTSEGHSFGVNQPKPSAVMATKELKHIKESVEDASRKAKDRAKMFRESIFKLEKYRENLSSKKRQRTDILSIERSGVDLEKVKSQLRGSPRDMVNARLEQRPKNVGLVKRVRTSVADMRADTKSISASRQPALMERNEEKVQVGNGLLVRSEEKIRRVAAPGESWERKIKRKRSVSAVGNRTVNGDGDPKQVMQSKLPADSKLQSGDGHIFRSKTSNGVGGTNKLISRVESPGSNACAVLKNELETAPSPRDGTDLLEQRVLLKGNKSNFEEGDLASGSGSLIKGKASRAQRTGSLMVLDSSPSIHPSPGALEDWEPPPKSNKIMAAGITNDKKHPVSPGATSQPMAQWVGQRPHKKSRLRRANLVSPVVNPADKTQNLAQGFATPEPNRRNSATGSSGSLIGRISGNGSMKIKKEPDISSPFGMPDNEESEAWENGLKEKGMDGGEISASHSAGVNVLPVKKGKVLYEMGTVRKQGRSGRGLSMTKSSVSPQERMEDLIPAKPPQSVRLSSDRNKSKSGRPSSKKLKDKKAVARVGLVLNAGTSDISGEMDDDFETLLAAVNSARNAFNVAFVSTLWKKMKHVFAFVSPEDESHLKQQLNRTEELHESLSFIINHDALGAVVHREDSDRPGGREGNHLDEEASHNAILSGRFDIGSLDKGTPLYQRILSALIEDGSEELYHHNEGKNLSLQSVSDDSHCGSCNQIDIESREKDRMESEVESTVDLWNQKVNVLDRFSADKSAASSTVRNSSMSTSVYSNEHSFGDDEYSHSDAAIVSEICSDDMGQLPKKELNVSAFPYHDGQYQSMSLDDRLLLELRSIDIHPEILPDLTDDTEVINQDIAELREGLYQQIVRKRTKLEKVDKAIMSGEDAERRKVELEEIAMQRLVEMAYRKRMACRGSSTSKASVRKVSKQVALAFIKRTLVRYQKYEDTGISCFCEPGLQEILFAPLSSSNDAKSVECVGSGTASNSCINVPNPGPQVLSLAHLKGATLSGRRRKC; from the exons ATGTTAGGTCCTGGCAATAATTCTGGCAAGTGCAGTAATACGTCTTCATTGGAAGTGCCTCCCTTGCCCCAATGTTTGTCACTTGAGCCAATTACATTAGGCAATCAGAAACATGTACGATCGGGAGAGATCAGGAGGGTCCTTGCTTTCCCTCTTGGCAGTACATCAGAGGGGCATTCATTCGGAGTGAACCAGCCTAAGCCTTCTGCTGTCATGGCAACCAAGGAGCTAAAGCATATCAAAGAAAGTGTTGAAGATGCCTCGAGAAAAGCAAA GGACAGAGCAAAGATGTTCCGGGAGTCCATCTTTAAGCTGGAAAAGTACAGGGAGAACCTGAGCTCAAAGAAGCGACAAAGGACTGATATCTTATCCATTGAGAGGTCTGGGGTTGACCTGGAAAAGGTGAAAAGTCAACTTCGTGGAAGCCCTCGTGACATGGTCAATGCGAGGCTAGAGCAGAGGCCGAAAAATGTTGGATTGGTTAAGCGTGTCCGTACTTCAGTGGCAGATATGCGG GCTGATACCAAGTCCATTTCTGCCTCGAGGCAGCCGGCACTTAtggaaagaaatgaagaaaaggtCCAGGTTGGTAATGGTCTTTTAGTTCGAAGTGAAGAAAAGATCCGCCGGGTGGCTGCTCCAGGTGAGAGTTGGGAGAGGAAAATTAAGAGGAAGCGATCTGTAAGTGCTGTAGGCAACAGAACTGTAAATGGTGATGGAGATCCAAAGCAAGTTATGCAGTCTAAACTGCCTGCTGATTCCAAGTTGCAATCTGGTGATGGTCACATTTTCAG GTCAAAAACTTCTAATGGCGTGGGTGGAACAAACAAGTTGATCAGCCGGGTTGAGTCTCCTGGTTCAAATGCCTGTGCAGTTCTCAAGAATGAGCTGGAGACAGCCCCTTCACCAAGGGATGGTACTGATTTGCTGGAGCAGAGGGTTTTACTGAAAGGAAACAA GTCAAACTTTGAGGAGGGTGATCTGGCTAGTGGTTCTGGTTCATTAATTAAAGGAAAGGCCTCCCGAGCACAACGAACAGGTTCGCTTATGGTGCTTGATTCATCTCCTAGCATTCATCCTTCACCTGGAGCTCTTGAAGATTGGGAACCACCTCCAAAGTCAAATAAAATTATGGCAGCTGGCATCACGAATGATAAAAAGCATCCTGTGTCTCCCGGTGCAACTTCACAACCAATGGCACAATGGGTTGGGCAGAGACCACATAAAAAATCACGCCTTCGAAGGGCAAACCTAGTCTCTCCTGTTGTGAATCCTGCTGACAAGACTCAGAATCTAGCGCAAGGCTTTGCGACACCAGAGCCCAATCGTAGAAATTCTGCAACTGGAAGCAGTGGATCTTTGATTGGACGCATATCAGGTAATGGCAGCATGAAGATCAAGAAGGAACCTGACATTTCATCGCCATTTGGCATGCCTGACAATGAAGAATCAGAAGCTTGGGAAAACGGACTGAAAGAAAAAGGGATGGATGGTGGTGAAATTTCTGCATCTCATAGTGCTGGGGTTAATGTTTTGCCTGTGAAGAAGGGTAAAGTACTTTACGAAATGGGAACAGTGAGAAAACAAGGGCGGAGTGGAAGAGGTTTGTCTATGACAAAGTCAAGCGTTTCTCCACAGGAGAGGATGGAGGACCTAATACCAGCAAAACCACCTCAAAGTGTGAGGCTCAGTTCAGATAGAAACAAAAG TAAATCAGGCCGACCTTCTTCGAAGAAGTTGAAAGATAAGAAGGCTGTGGCTCGGGTTGGGTTGGTGCTAAATGCCGGCACTTCCGATATTTCTG GTGAAATGGATGATGATTTTGAAACTTTACTTGCTGCTGTAAATTCTGCTCGAAATGCTTTCA ATGTCGCATTTGTTAGTACActttggaagaaaatgaaacatgtttttgcttttgtgaGTCCTGAAGATGAGTCTCACTTAAAGCAACAG CTCAATCGCACTGAGGAGCTTCATGAGAGTTTGTCATTCATTATCAATCATGATGCTTTG GGCGCAGTCGTTCACAGAGAAGATTCTGACCGTCCTGGTGGACGAGAAGGGAACCATTTGGATGAGGAAGCATCTCATAATGCTATATTATCTGGCAGATTTGACATTGGGAGTTTGGACAAGGGTACTCCGTTGTATCAGAGAATTCTTTCGGCTCTAATTGAGGATGGCAGTGAAGAACTCTACCATCACAATGAAGGCAAAAATTTGTCTCTTCAGAGCGTGAGCGATGATTCTCATTGTGGTTCATGTAACCAGATAGACATAGAGTCCAGAGAAAAGGATAGGATGGAATCTGAAGTCGAGTCAACTGTGGATTTATGGAATCAGAAAGTTAACGTTCTGGACAGATTTTCTGCTGATAAAAGTGCTGCCTCTAGCACAGTTAGGAATTCAAGCATGTCGACTTCTGTTTACAGCAACGAGCATTCATTTGGAGATGATGAATACTCCCATTCAGATGCAGCCATTGTCAGTGAAATATGTTCAGATGATATGGGACAGCTGCCAAAGAAGGAATTGAACGTCTCTGCCTTTCCTTACCATGATGGTCAATATCAATCTATGTCTCTTGATGACAGGCTTCTGCTTGAGCTAAGGAGTATTGACATACATCCAGAAATATTG CCTGATCTAACAGATGACACGGAGGTGATTAATCAAGATATTGCAGAACTGAGGGAAGGGCTATACCAACAG ATTGTCAGAAAAAGGACAAAGTTGGAGAAAGTGGATAAAGCTATAATGAGCGGAGAAGATGCGGAAAGACG GAAAGTTGAACTAGAAGAGATTGCTATGCAACGACTTGTTGAGATGGCCTACAGGAAAAGAATG GCATGTCGGGGCAGCAGCACTTCAAAAGCTTCAGTGCGAAAGGTTTCAAAGCAGGTTGCGTTGGCTTTTATTAAGCGCACGCTTGTgagatatcaaaagtatgaagATACGGGCATCAGTTGCTTTTGCGAGCCTGGACTGCAGGAAATCCTCTTTGCACCGCTGTCTAGCAGTAATGATGCAAAATCTGTTGAGTGTGTCGGCTCAGGAACAGCAAGCAATTCATGCATCAATGTTCCGAATCCAGG GCCACAGGTGCTGTCTCTAGCACATTTGAAAGGTGCGACTCTCtcgggaagaagaaggaaatgctAA
- the LOC115735311 gene encoding uncharacterized protein LOC115735311 isoform X2: protein MLGPGNNSGKCSNTSSLEVPPLPQCLSLEPITLGNQKHVRSGEIRRVLAFPLGSTSEGHSFGVNQPKPSAVMATKELKHIKESVEDASRKAKDRAKMFRESIFKLEKYRENLSSKKRQRTDILSIERSGVDLEKVKSQLRGSPRDMVNARLEQRPKNVGLVKRVRTSVADMRADTKSISASRQPALMERNEEKVQVGNGLLVRSEEKIRRVAAPGESWERKIKRKRSVSAVGNRTVNGDGDPKQVMQSKLPADSKLQSGDGHIFRSKTSNGVGGTNKLISRVESPGSNACAVLKNELETAPSPRDGTDLLEQRVLLKGNKSNFEEGDLASGSGSLIKGKASRAQRTGSLMVLDSSPSIHPSPGALEDWEPPPKSNKIMAAGITNDKKHPVSPGATSQPMAQWVGQRPHKKSRLRRANLVSPVVNPADKTQNLAQGFATPEPNRRNSATGSSGSLIGRISGNGSMKIKKEPDISSPFGMPDNEESEAWENGLKEKGMDGGEISASHSAGVNVLPVKKGKVLYEMGTVRKQGRSGRGLSMTKSSVSPQERMEDLIPAKPPQSVRLSSDRNKSKSGRPSSKKLKDKKAVARVGLVLNAGTSDISGEMDDDFETLLAAVNSARNAFNVAFVSTLWKKMKHVFAFVSPEDESHLKQQLNRTEELHESLSFIINHDALGPGGREGNHLDEEASHNAILSGRFDIGSLDKGTPLYQRILSALIEDGSEELYHHNEGKNLSLQSVSDDSHCGSCNQIDIESREKDRMESEVESTVDLWNQKVNVLDRFSADKSAASSTVRNSSMSTSVYSNEHSFGDDEYSHSDAAIVSEICSDDMGQLPKKELNVSAFPYHDGQYQSMSLDDRLLLELRSIDIHPEILPDLTDDTEVINQDIAELREGLYQQIVRKRTKLEKVDKAIMSGEDAERRKVELEEIAMQRLVEMAYRKRMACRGSSTSKASVRKVSKQVALAFIKRTLVRYQKYEDTGISCFCEPGLQEILFAPLSSSNDAKSVECVGSGTASNSCINVPNPGPQVLSLAHLKGATLSGRRRKC from the exons ATGTTAGGTCCTGGCAATAATTCTGGCAAGTGCAGTAATACGTCTTCATTGGAAGTGCCTCCCTTGCCCCAATGTTTGTCACTTGAGCCAATTACATTAGGCAATCAGAAACATGTACGATCGGGAGAGATCAGGAGGGTCCTTGCTTTCCCTCTTGGCAGTACATCAGAGGGGCATTCATTCGGAGTGAACCAGCCTAAGCCTTCTGCTGTCATGGCAACCAAGGAGCTAAAGCATATCAAAGAAAGTGTTGAAGATGCCTCGAGAAAAGCAAA GGACAGAGCAAAGATGTTCCGGGAGTCCATCTTTAAGCTGGAAAAGTACAGGGAGAACCTGAGCTCAAAGAAGCGACAAAGGACTGATATCTTATCCATTGAGAGGTCTGGGGTTGACCTGGAAAAGGTGAAAAGTCAACTTCGTGGAAGCCCTCGTGACATGGTCAATGCGAGGCTAGAGCAGAGGCCGAAAAATGTTGGATTGGTTAAGCGTGTCCGTACTTCAGTGGCAGATATGCGG GCTGATACCAAGTCCATTTCTGCCTCGAGGCAGCCGGCACTTAtggaaagaaatgaagaaaaggtCCAGGTTGGTAATGGTCTTTTAGTTCGAAGTGAAGAAAAGATCCGCCGGGTGGCTGCTCCAGGTGAGAGTTGGGAGAGGAAAATTAAGAGGAAGCGATCTGTAAGTGCTGTAGGCAACAGAACTGTAAATGGTGATGGAGATCCAAAGCAAGTTATGCAGTCTAAACTGCCTGCTGATTCCAAGTTGCAATCTGGTGATGGTCACATTTTCAG GTCAAAAACTTCTAATGGCGTGGGTGGAACAAACAAGTTGATCAGCCGGGTTGAGTCTCCTGGTTCAAATGCCTGTGCAGTTCTCAAGAATGAGCTGGAGACAGCCCCTTCACCAAGGGATGGTACTGATTTGCTGGAGCAGAGGGTTTTACTGAAAGGAAACAA GTCAAACTTTGAGGAGGGTGATCTGGCTAGTGGTTCTGGTTCATTAATTAAAGGAAAGGCCTCCCGAGCACAACGAACAGGTTCGCTTATGGTGCTTGATTCATCTCCTAGCATTCATCCTTCACCTGGAGCTCTTGAAGATTGGGAACCACCTCCAAAGTCAAATAAAATTATGGCAGCTGGCATCACGAATGATAAAAAGCATCCTGTGTCTCCCGGTGCAACTTCACAACCAATGGCACAATGGGTTGGGCAGAGACCACATAAAAAATCACGCCTTCGAAGGGCAAACCTAGTCTCTCCTGTTGTGAATCCTGCTGACAAGACTCAGAATCTAGCGCAAGGCTTTGCGACACCAGAGCCCAATCGTAGAAATTCTGCAACTGGAAGCAGTGGATCTTTGATTGGACGCATATCAGGTAATGGCAGCATGAAGATCAAGAAGGAACCTGACATTTCATCGCCATTTGGCATGCCTGACAATGAAGAATCAGAAGCTTGGGAAAACGGACTGAAAGAAAAAGGGATGGATGGTGGTGAAATTTCTGCATCTCATAGTGCTGGGGTTAATGTTTTGCCTGTGAAGAAGGGTAAAGTACTTTACGAAATGGGAACAGTGAGAAAACAAGGGCGGAGTGGAAGAGGTTTGTCTATGACAAAGTCAAGCGTTTCTCCACAGGAGAGGATGGAGGACCTAATACCAGCAAAACCACCTCAAAGTGTGAGGCTCAGTTCAGATAGAAACAAAAG TAAATCAGGCCGACCTTCTTCGAAGAAGTTGAAAGATAAGAAGGCTGTGGCTCGGGTTGGGTTGGTGCTAAATGCCGGCACTTCCGATATTTCTG GTGAAATGGATGATGATTTTGAAACTTTACTTGCTGCTGTAAATTCTGCTCGAAATGCTTTCA ATGTCGCATTTGTTAGTACActttggaagaaaatgaaacatgtttttgcttttgtgaGTCCTGAAGATGAGTCTCACTTAAAGCAACAG CTCAATCGCACTGAGGAGCTTCATGAGAGTTTGTCATTCATTATCAATCATGATGCTTTGG GTCCTGGTGGACGAGAAGGGAACCATTTGGATGAGGAAGCATCTCATAATGCTATATTATCTGGCAGATTTGACATTGGGAGTTTGGACAAGGGTACTCCGTTGTATCAGAGAATTCTTTCGGCTCTAATTGAGGATGGCAGTGAAGAACTCTACCATCACAATGAAGGCAAAAATTTGTCTCTTCAGAGCGTGAGCGATGATTCTCATTGTGGTTCATGTAACCAGATAGACATAGAGTCCAGAGAAAAGGATAGGATGGAATCTGAAGTCGAGTCAACTGTGGATTTATGGAATCAGAAAGTTAACGTTCTGGACAGATTTTCTGCTGATAAAAGTGCTGCCTCTAGCACAGTTAGGAATTCAAGCATGTCGACTTCTGTTTACAGCAACGAGCATTCATTTGGAGATGATGAATACTCCCATTCAGATGCAGCCATTGTCAGTGAAATATGTTCAGATGATATGGGACAGCTGCCAAAGAAGGAATTGAACGTCTCTGCCTTTCCTTACCATGATGGTCAATATCAATCTATGTCTCTTGATGACAGGCTTCTGCTTGAGCTAAGGAGTATTGACATACATCCAGAAATATTG CCTGATCTAACAGATGACACGGAGGTGATTAATCAAGATATTGCAGAACTGAGGGAAGGGCTATACCAACAG ATTGTCAGAAAAAGGACAAAGTTGGAGAAAGTGGATAAAGCTATAATGAGCGGAGAAGATGCGGAAAGACG GAAAGTTGAACTAGAAGAGATTGCTATGCAACGACTTGTTGAGATGGCCTACAGGAAAAGAATG GCATGTCGGGGCAGCAGCACTTCAAAAGCTTCAGTGCGAAAGGTTTCAAAGCAGGTTGCGTTGGCTTTTATTAAGCGCACGCTTGTgagatatcaaaagtatgaagATACGGGCATCAGTTGCTTTTGCGAGCCTGGACTGCAGGAAATCCTCTTTGCACCGCTGTCTAGCAGTAATGATGCAAAATCTGTTGAGTGTGTCGGCTCAGGAACAGCAAGCAATTCATGCATCAATGTTCCGAATCCAGG GCCACAGGTGCTGTCTCTAGCACATTTGAAAGGTGCGACTCTCtcgggaagaagaaggaaatgctAA
- the LOC115735360 gene encoding transcription factor TGA9 isoform X1: protein MASQRIGEIGLSETGPSTHHIPYSVYHGINNPSTFINQEGSAFDFGELEEAIVLQGANLRNDEAKAPLYTGRPAATLDMFPSWPIRLQHTPRGSSKSGGESTDSGSGVNTNTLSSSIAEAQREAESPVSAKASSSLDHRKLQKPMDMTASDTSPLPSPSQSASKAPQDKRKGGSTSEKQLDAKTLRRLAQNREAARKSRLRKKAYVQQLESSRIKLTQLEQDLHRARSQGFFMGACGGSNISSGAAIFDMEYARWLEDDHRHMLELRTGLQAHLTDDDLRVIVDGYISHYDEIFRLKGVAAKSDVFHLITGVWTTPAERCFLWMGGFRPSELIKILITQLDPLTEQQFMGICSLQHSSQQAEEALSQGLEQLQQSLVDTVAGGPGIEGMQQMAVALGKLTNLEGFVRQADNLRQQTLHHLRRILTVRQAARCFLVIGEYYGRLRALSSLWASRPRENMMNDDSSRQTSADLQIVQATQNHFSNF from the exons ATGGCGAGCCAAAGGATTGGCGAGATCGGTCTATCAGAAACAGGGCCATCAACTCACCACATCCCTTACTCGGTTTATCATGGAATCAACAATCCCAGCACTTTCAT TAATCAAGAAGGATCTGCTTTTGATTTTGGAGAGCTAGAAGAGGCAATTGTGCTGCAAGGAGCTAACCTCAGAAATGATGAAGCAAAAGCAC CTTTATATACAGGCAGGCCTGCGGCCACTCTGGACATGTTCCCTTCATGGCCAATAAGACTCCAGCATACCCCAAGG GGAAGTTCGAAGTCAGGAGGAGAGAGCACTGACTCAGGATCGGGTGTGAACACCAACACTCTTTCTTCGAGCATAGCTGAGGCTCAGAGAGAAGCAGAGTCGCCAGTCAGTGCCAAGGCATCATCTTCTTTGGATCATCGGAAGCTGCAAAAGCCAATGGACATGACAGCAAGTGACACATCTCCTCTACCCTCTCCAAGTCAATCAGCTTCCAAAGCACCCCAAGACAAG AGAAAAGGAGGCTCCACCTCAGAGAAGCAACTTGATGCTAAG ACATTGAGACGTTTGGCCCAAAACAGGGAAGCTGCAAGAAAGAGCCGTCTCAGGAAAAAG GCTTACGTTCAGCAGCTAGAATCAAGTAGAATAAAGCTCACTCAGTTAGAACAAGACCTTCACCGGGCACGCTCTCAG GGGTTCTTCATGGGTGCATGCGGCGGCTCTAATATAAGCTCTG GAGCCGCAATATTTGATATGGAGTATGCAAGATGGTTGGAGGACGACCACCGGCATATGTTGGAGCTTAGAACCGGTCTCCAGGCACATTTAACCGATGATGATCTCAGAGTGATAGTAGATGGCTACATTTCACACTACGATGAGATTTTCAGGCTCAAAGGGGTGGCCGCTAAGTCCGATGTCTTCCACCTCATAACCGGGGTGTGGACCACCCCAGCCGAGCGCTGCTTCCTTTGGATGGGCGGTTTCCGGCCATCGGAACTGATTAAG ATATTAATAACGCAATTAGATCCGTTGACGGAACAACAATTCATGGGAATATGCAGCCTCCAGCATTCGTCTCAGCAGGCGGAGGAGGCGCTGTCCCAGGGGCTAGAACAGCTCCAGCAGTCGCTCGTTGACACCGTTGCCGGCGGGCCCGGCATCGAGGGGATGCAACAGATGGCTGTCGCCTTGGGCAAGTTAACCAACCTCGAAGGCTTCGTTCGACAG GCTGATAACTTGAGGCAACAGACCCTTCATCACTTGCGCCGGATACTGACGGTTCGACAAGCCGCGCGCTGTTTTTTGGTGATTGGAGAATATTACGGACGACTGCGAGCACTGAGTTCTCTATGGGCGTCTCGTCCTCGAGA GAACATGATGAATGATGATAGTTCGCGCCAAACATCAGCAGATCTGCAAATCGTTCAGGCTACGCAAAACCACTTCTCCAACTTTTGA
- the LOC115735360 gene encoding transcription factor TGA9 isoform X3 — MFPSWPIRLQHTPRGSSKSGGESTDSGSGVNTNTLSSSIAEAQREAESPVSAKASSSLDHRKLQKPMDMTASDTSPLPSPSQSASKAPQDKRKGGSTSEKQLDAKTLRRLAQNREAARKSRLRKKAYVQQLESSRIKLTQLEQDLHRARSQGFFMGACGGSNISSGAAIFDMEYARWLEDDHRHMLELRTGLQAHLTDDDLRVIVDGYISHYDEIFRLKGVAAKSDVFHLITGVWTTPAERCFLWMGGFRPSELIKILITQLDPLTEQQFMGICSLQHSSQQAEEALSQGLEQLQQSLVDTVAGGPGIEGMQQMAVALGKLTNLEGFVRQADNLRQQTLHHLRRILTVRQAARCFLVIGEYYGRLRALSSLWASRPRENMMNDDSSRQTSADLQIVQATQNHFSNF; from the exons ATGTTCCCTTCATGGCCAATAAGACTCCAGCATACCCCAAGG GGAAGTTCGAAGTCAGGAGGAGAGAGCACTGACTCAGGATCGGGTGTGAACACCAACACTCTTTCTTCGAGCATAGCTGAGGCTCAGAGAGAAGCAGAGTCGCCAGTCAGTGCCAAGGCATCATCTTCTTTGGATCATCGGAAGCTGCAAAAGCCAATGGACATGACAGCAAGTGACACATCTCCTCTACCCTCTCCAAGTCAATCAGCTTCCAAAGCACCCCAAGACAAG AGAAAAGGAGGCTCCACCTCAGAGAAGCAACTTGATGCTAAG ACATTGAGACGTTTGGCCCAAAACAGGGAAGCTGCAAGAAAGAGCCGTCTCAGGAAAAAG GCTTACGTTCAGCAGCTAGAATCAAGTAGAATAAAGCTCACTCAGTTAGAACAAGACCTTCACCGGGCACGCTCTCAG GGGTTCTTCATGGGTGCATGCGGCGGCTCTAATATAAGCTCTG GAGCCGCAATATTTGATATGGAGTATGCAAGATGGTTGGAGGACGACCACCGGCATATGTTGGAGCTTAGAACCGGTCTCCAGGCACATTTAACCGATGATGATCTCAGAGTGATAGTAGATGGCTACATTTCACACTACGATGAGATTTTCAGGCTCAAAGGGGTGGCCGCTAAGTCCGATGTCTTCCACCTCATAACCGGGGTGTGGACCACCCCAGCCGAGCGCTGCTTCCTTTGGATGGGCGGTTTCCGGCCATCGGAACTGATTAAG ATATTAATAACGCAATTAGATCCGTTGACGGAACAACAATTCATGGGAATATGCAGCCTCCAGCATTCGTCTCAGCAGGCGGAGGAGGCGCTGTCCCAGGGGCTAGAACAGCTCCAGCAGTCGCTCGTTGACACCGTTGCCGGCGGGCCCGGCATCGAGGGGATGCAACAGATGGCTGTCGCCTTGGGCAAGTTAACCAACCTCGAAGGCTTCGTTCGACAG GCTGATAACTTGAGGCAACAGACCCTTCATCACTTGCGCCGGATACTGACGGTTCGACAAGCCGCGCGCTGTTTTTTGGTGATTGGAGAATATTACGGACGACTGCGAGCACTGAGTTCTCTATGGGCGTCTCGTCCTCGAGA GAACATGATGAATGATGATAGTTCGCGCCAAACATCAGCAGATCTGCAAATCGTTCAGGCTACGCAAAACCACTTCTCCAACTTTTGA
- the LOC115735360 gene encoding transcription factor TGA9 isoform X2, whose translation MASQRIGEIGLSETGPSTHHIPYSVYHGINNPSTFINQEGSAFDFGELEEAIVLQGANLRNDEAKARRPAATLDMFPSWPIRLQHTPRGSSKSGGESTDSGSGVNTNTLSSSIAEAQREAESPVSAKASSSLDHRKLQKPMDMTASDTSPLPSPSQSASKAPQDKRKGGSTSEKQLDAKTLRRLAQNREAARKSRLRKKAYVQQLESSRIKLTQLEQDLHRARSQGFFMGACGGSNISSGAAIFDMEYARWLEDDHRHMLELRTGLQAHLTDDDLRVIVDGYISHYDEIFRLKGVAAKSDVFHLITGVWTTPAERCFLWMGGFRPSELIKILITQLDPLTEQQFMGICSLQHSSQQAEEALSQGLEQLQQSLVDTVAGGPGIEGMQQMAVALGKLTNLEGFVRQADNLRQQTLHHLRRILTVRQAARCFLVIGEYYGRLRALSSLWASRPRENMMNDDSSRQTSADLQIVQATQNHFSNF comes from the exons ATGGCGAGCCAAAGGATTGGCGAGATCGGTCTATCAGAAACAGGGCCATCAACTCACCACATCCCTTACTCGGTTTATCATGGAATCAACAATCCCAGCACTTTCAT TAATCAAGAAGGATCTGCTTTTGATTTTGGAGAGCTAGAAGAGGCAATTGTGCTGCAAGGAGCTAACCTCAGAAATGATGAAGCAAAAGCAC GCAGGCCTGCGGCCACTCTGGACATGTTCCCTTCATGGCCAATAAGACTCCAGCATACCCCAAGG GGAAGTTCGAAGTCAGGAGGAGAGAGCACTGACTCAGGATCGGGTGTGAACACCAACACTCTTTCTTCGAGCATAGCTGAGGCTCAGAGAGAAGCAGAGTCGCCAGTCAGTGCCAAGGCATCATCTTCTTTGGATCATCGGAAGCTGCAAAAGCCAATGGACATGACAGCAAGTGACACATCTCCTCTACCCTCTCCAAGTCAATCAGCTTCCAAAGCACCCCAAGACAAG AGAAAAGGAGGCTCCACCTCAGAGAAGCAACTTGATGCTAAG ACATTGAGACGTTTGGCCCAAAACAGGGAAGCTGCAAGAAAGAGCCGTCTCAGGAAAAAG GCTTACGTTCAGCAGCTAGAATCAAGTAGAATAAAGCTCACTCAGTTAGAACAAGACCTTCACCGGGCACGCTCTCAG GGGTTCTTCATGGGTGCATGCGGCGGCTCTAATATAAGCTCTG GAGCCGCAATATTTGATATGGAGTATGCAAGATGGTTGGAGGACGACCACCGGCATATGTTGGAGCTTAGAACCGGTCTCCAGGCACATTTAACCGATGATGATCTCAGAGTGATAGTAGATGGCTACATTTCACACTACGATGAGATTTTCAGGCTCAAAGGGGTGGCCGCTAAGTCCGATGTCTTCCACCTCATAACCGGGGTGTGGACCACCCCAGCCGAGCGCTGCTTCCTTTGGATGGGCGGTTTCCGGCCATCGGAACTGATTAAG ATATTAATAACGCAATTAGATCCGTTGACGGAACAACAATTCATGGGAATATGCAGCCTCCAGCATTCGTCTCAGCAGGCGGAGGAGGCGCTGTCCCAGGGGCTAGAACAGCTCCAGCAGTCGCTCGTTGACACCGTTGCCGGCGGGCCCGGCATCGAGGGGATGCAACAGATGGCTGTCGCCTTGGGCAAGTTAACCAACCTCGAAGGCTTCGTTCGACAG GCTGATAACTTGAGGCAACAGACCCTTCATCACTTGCGCCGGATACTGACGGTTCGACAAGCCGCGCGCTGTTTTTTGGTGATTGGAGAATATTACGGACGACTGCGAGCACTGAGTTCTCTATGGGCGTCTCGTCCTCGAGA GAACATGATGAATGATGATAGTTCGCGCCAAACATCAGCAGATCTGCAAATCGTTCAGGCTACGCAAAACCACTTCTCCAACTTTTGA